The following are encoded in a window of Phragmites australis chromosome 22, lpPhrAust1.1, whole genome shotgun sequence genomic DNA:
- the LOC133904659 gene encoding uncharacterized protein At4g06598-like yields the protein MMANGRLQKQALLPPRSPFPAATAAAPPPYADLGPIARPPDAHQRHGHQRTSSESFLVDEQPSWLDDLLDEPETPARAHGRPGHRRSSSDSFALFEGGASAGMYDNVLDGMRGGGQVASWTGAPEFLPEPTSFGRQQGRPWESRRMYRQGGGMPMPTREKNGGCHGLSSAFGDHEHGPVPNGVDRKGHGDAALEQRVEAERKEGVHLRHSQSEADTKRAKQQYAQRSRVRKLQYIAELERRVQSLQTEGIEVSAEMDFLGQQNIMLDLENKTLKQRLESLSQEHLIKRYQQEMYEREIGRLRSLFQQQQQPQQQQQQHVPQQQASTHRRSNSRDIDSQFANLSLKHSDPSSGHDAVSGLHI from the exons ATGATGGCGAACGGGAGGCTCCAGAAGCAGGCGTTGCTGCCGCCGCGGAGCCCATTCCCtgcagcgacggcggcggcgccgccgccgtatGCCGATCTCGGTCCGATCGCGCGGCCGCCGGACGCGCACCAGCGGCACGGCCACCAGCGCACGTCGTCGGAGAGCTTCCTCGTCGACGAGCAGCCGTCGTGGCTCGACGACCTGCTCGACGAGCCCGAGACGCCGGCGCGGGCGCACGGCCGGCCCGGGCACCGCAGGTCGTCCAGCGACTCGTTCGCGCTCTTCGAGGGCGGCGCCTCGGCGGGCATGTACGACAATGTGCTCGACGGCATGAGGGGAGGGGGGCAGGTTGCTTCTTGGACCGGCGCGCCGGAGTTCCTCCCGGAGCCGACTTCATTTGGGCGGCAGCAGGGCAGGCCGTGGGAGTCCAGGCGGATGTACCGGCAGGGTGGTGGCATGCCGATGCCGACGAGGGAGAAGAATGGCGGGTGTCATGGTCTGTCGAGCGCATTTGGTGACCATGAGCATGGTCCTGTGCCGAATGGGGTTGATAGGAAAGGCCATGGTGATGCAGCTCTTGAACAGAGGGTTGAAGCAGAGAGAAAGGAGGGTGTGCATCTAAGGCACTCGCAGTCGGAGGCGGACACCAAGCGAGCTAAACA GCAATACGCTCAGCGGTCTCGTGTCCGGAAGCTTCAGTATATTGCAGAGCTCGAAAGAAGAGTTCAATCTTTACAG ACAGAGGGGATAGAAGTTTCTGCTGAAATGGATTTTCTTGGTCAGCAAAATATCATGTTAGACTTGGAGAATAAAACCTTGAAACAGCGACTTGAGAGTCTATCTCAGGAGCATCTTATTAAACGTT ATCAGCAGGAGATGTATGAGCGGGAAATTGGTCGTCTTAGATCATTGTtccagcaacagcaacagccgcagcagcaacagcaacagcacGTACCGCAGCAGCAGGCTTCTACCCACAGACGCAGTAACAGCAGAGACATCGATTCACAATTTGCAAACCTGTCTCTGAAACACAGTGATCCCAGCTCAGGACATGATGCTGTCTCTGGCCTTCACATTTAA
- the LOC133904487 gene encoding uncharacterized protein LOC133904487 has translation MEGKVVFYFSLHKFRIYPFLLFRGHPTSAPRRRPLPPNSPAAPSPRPLAAAASGRVREQPWSTVVEDSSASTFSVMEEDRTLANSVRFFLNQNRRVAFCGYSIPHPAENKVSIRVQTTGTLQ, from the exons ATGGAGGGCAAAGTCGTCTTTTACTTTTCTCTACATAAATTCAGAATTTaccccttcctcctctttcgAGGACACCCCACTTCCGCGCCGCGGCGCCGCCCACTGCCGCCGAATTCGCCGGCAGCGCCTTCGCCTCGTCCCCTCGCAGCTGCCGCATCAG GCAGGGTCAGGGAGCAGCCATGGAGCACGGTCGTGGAGGATTCGAGCGCCTCGACGTTCTCCGTCATGGAGGAGGACCGTACCCTCGCCAACTCCGTCAGATTCTTTCTCAACCAGAA CCGAAGGGTGGCATTTTGTGGATATAGCATCCCTCATCCTGCTGAGAACAAGGTTAGCATACGAGTTCAAACTACAGGTACTCtacagtag
- the LOC133905591 gene encoding uncharacterized protein LOC133905591 isoform X1 encodes MSATSTNPDPAASTKRPFDPSLADPSPPSKIQRSSEPDPAPAGNTDGATDAGEVAGVESMAMAGARNPRAQRYLLAVEYVGTRFSGSQQQPNQRTVVGVLEEAFCRFIGQPVSIFCSSRTDAGVHALSNVCHVDVERISKRKPGEVLPPHEPGVVKRAVNHFLQKNEGDIMVTDVRCVAPDFHARYKALERTYHYRLLSGLEPMPVFEKNSAWHIPEDLDIEAMKKACSILIGHHDFSSFRAAGCQANSPMRTLDELTVTEVFPFMFFPSSLERSEMESSDGSLVYLRTAALESSGKGSDGSRTSIGKSESDEGKEFGKRLRHRCFVVTARSRSFLYHQVRLMVGLLKSVGTGNLTTADVERILNAKAVTAAPPMAPACGLYLANVKYDLSV; translated from the exons ATGAGCGCCACCAGCACCAACCCCGACCCCGCTGCCTCAACCAAACGCCCCTTCGACCCGTCGCTCGCCGACCCCTCTCCGCCGTCCAAGATCCAGCGGTCCTCCGAGCCGGACCCCGCGCCGGCGGGAAACACGGACGGCGCCACTGACGCCGGTGAGGTGGCGGGGGTGGAGAGCATGGCGATGGCCGGGGCTCGGAACCCTCGGGCGCAGAGGTACCTGCTCGCGGTGGAGTACGTCGGCACCCGCTTCTCCGGCTCCCAGCAGCAGCCCAACCAGCGCACCGTCGTCGGCGTCCTCGAG GAAGCATTTTGCAGATTCATTGGACAGCCAGTCTCAATCTTCTGTTCTAGTCGAACG GATGCAGGTGTTCATGCTTTATCAAATGTTTGTCATGTTGATGTGGAGCGGATAAGTAAAAGGAAGCCTGGTGAAGTG TTGCCACCTCATGAGCCTGGAGTTGTAAAACGTGCTGTGAACCACTTTCTTCAG AAGAATGAAGGTGACATAATGGTGACTGATGTTCGTTGCGTTGCACCAGATTTCCATGCTAGATACAAAGCTCTTGAGCGCAC ATATCACTATCGTTTGCTTTCTGGACTCGAGCCAATGCCAGTCTTTGAGAAAAACTCTGCTTGGCACATACCTGAGGATCTAGACATTGAGGCAATGAAG AAAGCATGCAGTATACTTATTGGGCATCATGACTTCAGTTCATTTCGAGCAGCTGGGTGTCAG GCGAACTCCCCAATGAGAACTTTGGATGAGCTTACTGTTACGGAAGTATTTCCTTTCATGTTTTTTCCTTCAAGCTTGGAGCGATCAGAGATGGAATCATCGGATGGGTCTCTTGTTTATTTGAGGACAGCAGCCTTGGAATCTTCTGGGAAAGGATCTGATGGATCCCGTACTAGCATTGGGAAATCAGAATCTGACGAAGGGAAAGAATTTGGAAAGAGATTAAGGCACCGCTGCTTTGTTGTTACTGCAAGGTCACGGTCTTTTCTTTACCACCAG GTAAGGTTGATGGTGGGTCTTCTAAAATCTGTTGGGACTGGAAATCTAACAACTGCAGATG TTGAGAGAATTCTGAATGCAAAGGCGGTGACTGCTGCACCTCCGATGGCACCTGCTTGTGGTCTGTACCTGGCTAATGTGAAATATGATCTGAGTGTTTGA
- the LOC133905591 gene encoding uncharacterized protein LOC133905591 isoform X2 produces MSATSTNPDPAASTKRPFDPSLADPSPPSKIQRSSEPDPAPAGNTDGATDAGEVAGVESMAMAGARNPRAQRYLLAVEYVGTRFSGSQQQPNQRTVVGVLEEAFCRFIGQPVSIFCSSRTDAGVHALSNVCHVDVERISKRKPGEVLPPHEPGVVKRAVNHFLQKNEGDIMVTDVRCVAPDFHARYKALERTYHYRLLSGLEPMPVFEKNSAWHIPEDLDIEAMKKACSILIGHHDFSSFRAAGCQANSPMRTLDELTVTEVFPFMFFPSSLERSEMESSDGSLVYLRTAALESSGKGSDGSRTSIGKSESDEGKEFGKRLRHRCFVVTARSRSFLYHQVRLMVGLLKSVGTGNLTTADGLDLFSSTFTD; encoded by the exons ATGAGCGCCACCAGCACCAACCCCGACCCCGCTGCCTCAACCAAACGCCCCTTCGACCCGTCGCTCGCCGACCCCTCTCCGCCGTCCAAGATCCAGCGGTCCTCCGAGCCGGACCCCGCGCCGGCGGGAAACACGGACGGCGCCACTGACGCCGGTGAGGTGGCGGGGGTGGAGAGCATGGCGATGGCCGGGGCTCGGAACCCTCGGGCGCAGAGGTACCTGCTCGCGGTGGAGTACGTCGGCACCCGCTTCTCCGGCTCCCAGCAGCAGCCCAACCAGCGCACCGTCGTCGGCGTCCTCGAG GAAGCATTTTGCAGATTCATTGGACAGCCAGTCTCAATCTTCTGTTCTAGTCGAACG GATGCAGGTGTTCATGCTTTATCAAATGTTTGTCATGTTGATGTGGAGCGGATAAGTAAAAGGAAGCCTGGTGAAGTG TTGCCACCTCATGAGCCTGGAGTTGTAAAACGTGCTGTGAACCACTTTCTTCAG AAGAATGAAGGTGACATAATGGTGACTGATGTTCGTTGCGTTGCACCAGATTTCCATGCTAGATACAAAGCTCTTGAGCGCAC ATATCACTATCGTTTGCTTTCTGGACTCGAGCCAATGCCAGTCTTTGAGAAAAACTCTGCTTGGCACATACCTGAGGATCTAGACATTGAGGCAATGAAG AAAGCATGCAGTATACTTATTGGGCATCATGACTTCAGTTCATTTCGAGCAGCTGGGTGTCAG GCGAACTCCCCAATGAGAACTTTGGATGAGCTTACTGTTACGGAAGTATTTCCTTTCATGTTTTTTCCTTCAAGCTTGGAGCGATCAGAGATGGAATCATCGGATGGGTCTCTTGTTTATTTGAGGACAGCAGCCTTGGAATCTTCTGGGAAAGGATCTGATGGATCCCGTACTAGCATTGGGAAATCAGAATCTGACGAAGGGAAAGAATTTGGAAAGAGATTAAGGCACCGCTGCTTTGTTGTTACTGCAAGGTCACGGTCTTTTCTTTACCACCAG GTAAGGTTGATGGTGGGTCTTCTAAAATCTGTTGGGACTGGAAATCTAACAACTGCAGATGGTCTGGACTTATTCTCTTCAACTTTCACTga TTGA
- the LOC133905591 gene encoding uncharacterized protein LOC133905591 isoform X4: MSATSTNPDPAASTKRPFDPSLADPSPPSKIQRSSEPDPAPAGNTDGATDAGEVAGVESMAMAGARNPRAQRYLLAVEYVGTRFSGSQQQPNQRTVVGVLEEAFCRFIGQPVSIFCSSRTDAGVHALSNVCHVDVERISKRKPGEVLPPHEPGVVKRAVNHFLQKNEGDIMVTDVRCVAPDFHARYKALERTYHYRLLSGLEPMPVFEKNSAWHIPEDLDIEAMKKACSILIGHHDFSSFRAAGCQANSPMRTLDELTVTEVFPFMFFPSSLERSEMESSDGSLVYLRTAALESSGKGSDGSRTSIGKSESDEGKEFGKRLRHRCFVVTAR, from the exons ATGAGCGCCACCAGCACCAACCCCGACCCCGCTGCCTCAACCAAACGCCCCTTCGACCCGTCGCTCGCCGACCCCTCTCCGCCGTCCAAGATCCAGCGGTCCTCCGAGCCGGACCCCGCGCCGGCGGGAAACACGGACGGCGCCACTGACGCCGGTGAGGTGGCGGGGGTGGAGAGCATGGCGATGGCCGGGGCTCGGAACCCTCGGGCGCAGAGGTACCTGCTCGCGGTGGAGTACGTCGGCACCCGCTTCTCCGGCTCCCAGCAGCAGCCCAACCAGCGCACCGTCGTCGGCGTCCTCGAG GAAGCATTTTGCAGATTCATTGGACAGCCAGTCTCAATCTTCTGTTCTAGTCGAACG GATGCAGGTGTTCATGCTTTATCAAATGTTTGTCATGTTGATGTGGAGCGGATAAGTAAAAGGAAGCCTGGTGAAGTG TTGCCACCTCATGAGCCTGGAGTTGTAAAACGTGCTGTGAACCACTTTCTTCAG AAGAATGAAGGTGACATAATGGTGACTGATGTTCGTTGCGTTGCACCAGATTTCCATGCTAGATACAAAGCTCTTGAGCGCAC ATATCACTATCGTTTGCTTTCTGGACTCGAGCCAATGCCAGTCTTTGAGAAAAACTCTGCTTGGCACATACCTGAGGATCTAGACATTGAGGCAATGAAG AAAGCATGCAGTATACTTATTGGGCATCATGACTTCAGTTCATTTCGAGCAGCTGGGTGTCAG GCGAACTCCCCAATGAGAACTTTGGATGAGCTTACTGTTACGGAAGTATTTCCTTTCATGTTTTTTCCTTCAAGCTTGGAGCGATCAGAGATGGAATCATCGGATGGGTCTCTTGTTTATTTGAGGACAGCAGCCTTGGAATCTTCTGGGAAAGGATCTGATGGATCCCGTACTAGCATTGGGAAATCAGAATCTGACGAAGGGAAAGAATTTGGAAAGAGATTAAGGCACCGCTGCTTTGTTGTTACTGCAAG GTAA
- the LOC133905591 gene encoding uncharacterized protein LOC133905591 isoform X3, whose protein sequence is MSATSTNPDPAASTKRPFDPSLADPSPPSKIQRSSEPDPAPAGNTDGATDAGEVAGVESMAMAGARNPRAQRYLLAVEYVGTRFSGSQQQPNQRTVVGVLEEAFCRFIGQPVSIFCSSRTDAGVHALSNVCHVDVERISKRKPGEVLPPHEPGVVKRAVNHFLQKNEGDIMVTDVRCVAPDFHARYKALERTYHYRLLSGLEPMPVFEKNSAWHIPEDLDIEAMKKACSILIGHHDFSSFRAAGCQANSPMRTLDELTVTEVFPFMFFPSSLERSEMESSDGSLVYLRTAALESSGKGSDGSRTSIGKSESDEGKEFGKRLRHRCFVVTASLLFFGGQYTLDVIYL, encoded by the exons ATGAGCGCCACCAGCACCAACCCCGACCCCGCTGCCTCAACCAAACGCCCCTTCGACCCGTCGCTCGCCGACCCCTCTCCGCCGTCCAAGATCCAGCGGTCCTCCGAGCCGGACCCCGCGCCGGCGGGAAACACGGACGGCGCCACTGACGCCGGTGAGGTGGCGGGGGTGGAGAGCATGGCGATGGCCGGGGCTCGGAACCCTCGGGCGCAGAGGTACCTGCTCGCGGTGGAGTACGTCGGCACCCGCTTCTCCGGCTCCCAGCAGCAGCCCAACCAGCGCACCGTCGTCGGCGTCCTCGAG GAAGCATTTTGCAGATTCATTGGACAGCCAGTCTCAATCTTCTGTTCTAGTCGAACG GATGCAGGTGTTCATGCTTTATCAAATGTTTGTCATGTTGATGTGGAGCGGATAAGTAAAAGGAAGCCTGGTGAAGTG TTGCCACCTCATGAGCCTGGAGTTGTAAAACGTGCTGTGAACCACTTTCTTCAG AAGAATGAAGGTGACATAATGGTGACTGATGTTCGTTGCGTTGCACCAGATTTCCATGCTAGATACAAAGCTCTTGAGCGCAC ATATCACTATCGTTTGCTTTCTGGACTCGAGCCAATGCCAGTCTTTGAGAAAAACTCTGCTTGGCACATACCTGAGGATCTAGACATTGAGGCAATGAAG AAAGCATGCAGTATACTTATTGGGCATCATGACTTCAGTTCATTTCGAGCAGCTGGGTGTCAG GCGAACTCCCCAATGAGAACTTTGGATGAGCTTACTGTTACGGAAGTATTTCCTTTCATGTTTTTTCCTTCAAGCTTGGAGCGATCAGAGATGGAATCATCGGATGGGTCTCTTGTTTATTTGAGGACAGCAGCCTTGGAATCTTCTGGGAAAGGATCTGATGGATCCCGTACTAGCATTGGGAAATCAGAATCTGACGAAGGGAAAGAATTTGGAAAGAGATTAAGGCACCGCTGCTTTGTTGTTACTGCAAG tcttcttttttttgggggaCAATATACTTTAGATGTCATCTATTT GTAA